A DNA window from Methanobacteriaceae archaeon contains the following coding sequences:
- the cobA gene encoding uroporphyrinogen-III C-methyltransferase produces MVVYLIGAGPGDADLITLKAVKALNKADVVLYDYLANEEILAHAPETAERIYVGKKAGEHYKTQDEINELIIKQAQSHENVVRLKGGDPFVFGRGGEEILALMEHDIKFEVIPGVTSAVGAPTSLGLPVTHRGVATSFTVVTGHEDPTKPESQVHWDYTADTLIILMGIGNIKENTAQIMKYRSADTPVCAIESGTLPNQNLVFGTLGDISDKKINTPAILIIGDVVSMYKDIYNYQGD; encoded by the coding sequence ATGGTAGTTTATTTAATTGGTGCAGGACCTGGGGATGCTGATTTAATAACTCTTAAAGCGGTCAAAGCTTTAAATAAAGCTGATGTTGTTTTATATGATTATTTAGCTAATGAAGAAATATTAGCTCACGCTCCAGAAACTGCTGAAAGAATCTATGTAGGTAAAAAAGCAGGTGAGCATTACAAAACTCAGGATGAAATCAATGAGTTAATTATAAAACAAGCTCAAAGTCATGAAAATGTAGTCAGACTTAAAGGAGGAGATCCTTTTGTCTTTGGTCGTGGAGGAGAAGAAATATTGGCTTTAATGGAACATGATATCAAATTCGAGGTTATTCCAGGTGTAACTTCCGCTGTTGGAGCACCAACTTCTCTTGGACTACCAGTAACTCACAGAGGCGTTGCAACATCTTTTACTGTTGTAACAGGTCATGAAGATCCTACAAAACCAGAAAGTCAAGTCCACTGGGACTATACTGCTGACACTTTGATTATATTGATGGGAATTGGAAATATCAAAGAAAATACAGCACAAATAATGAAATATCGCTCAGCTGACACTCCGGTTTGTGCAATTGAAAGCGGAACATTACCTAACCAAAACTTGGTTTTCGGCACATTAGGTGATATTTCAGATAAAAAAATCAACACTCCAGCTATTTTGATAATTGGTGATGTTGTAAGTATGTATAAGGATATTTATAATTATCAAGGTGATTAA
- a CDS encoding MnmC family methyltransferase: protein MSYENNARIINDDIFDLVNECFQQERSSQNKESRVNFFDTYNDFFVLTDDGSYSINSKEINNKVETLHTSTGAISESFEKFIKPMKFDYSKDIAILDICAGLGYNSSAAIADFIKNSTDSNLKVDMVEISKATFACGILVPSPIPEHDITKKAIEDELVKQNYASLSLEECEIPENIDINVFIEDARQTVQNLEDNTYDAIFLDPFSQNMAPELFSLEFFKEFRRIIKDNGIIATYTSSAPVRAAFIEAGFYIGLGPIFGRKQGGTLASPNPEMLDYSLPKNDEIRIALSDVGIPFRDPGLNNSSDFILDNRATERQDARHNTKISSAVKTPIFLGDAMEDDEKLKRRVERNLAKMNISSTTSKEAFYIIECENEYSENQDSKNNSTTRILDMKKRLKKVKDGN from the coding sequence ATGAGTTATGAAAATAATGCTAGAATAATTAATGATGATATTTTTGATTTGGTAAACGAATGTTTCCAACAGGAAAGAAGTAGTCAAAATAAAGAAAGTAGAGTTAATTTTTTTGATACTTACAACGATTTCTTTGTTTTAACAGACGATGGATCTTATTCTATTAATTCAAAAGAAATAAACAATAAAGTTGAAACATTACATACATCTACAGGTGCAATAAGTGAGTCATTTGAGAAATTTATAAAGCCAATGAAGTTTGACTACTCAAAAGACATTGCAATTTTGGATATTTGTGCAGGACTTGGATACAATTCCTCTGCTGCAATAGCTGATTTTATTAAAAACAGTACTGATTCAAATTTAAAAGTAGATATGGTTGAAATTTCAAAAGCAACCTTTGCATGTGGAATTTTAGTACCATCCCCAATACCAGAACACGACATTACCAAAAAAGCTATTGAAGATGAACTTGTTAAACAAAATTATGCATCATTAAGCCTTGAAGAATGTGAAATTCCCGAAAACATTGACATTAACGTGTTTATTGAAGATGCAAGACAAACTGTTCAAAATCTTGAAGATAACACCTACGATGCAATATTTTTAGATCCATTTAGTCAGAATATGGCACCGGAGCTATTTTCACTTGAATTTTTCAAGGAATTTAGAAGAATCATTAAAGACAATGGTATTATTGCAACTTACACTTCATCTGCACCGGTTAGAGCTGCTTTTATTGAAGCTGGCTTTTACATAGGTCTTGGACCAATATTTGGAAGAAAACAGGGTGGAACTCTTGCAAGTCCAAATCCTGAAATGCTTGACTATTCACTTCCTAAAAACGATGAGATTAGAATAGCTCTTTCTGATGTTGGAATTCCATTTAGAGACCCTGGTTTAAATAATTCTAGCGATTTTATCTTGGATAACAGAGCAACTGAAAGACAAGATGCACGTCACAACACCAAAATATCTTCTGCAGTTAAAACTCCTATATTTTTAGGAGATGCAATGGAGGATGATGAAAAACTAAAAAGACGTGTTGAGAGAAACCTTGCTAAAATGAATATTTCTTCAACAACCTCAAAAGAGGCATTTTACATTATTGAATGTGAAAATGAATATAGCGAAAACCAGGATAGTAAAAATAATTCTACTACAAGAATTTTAGATATGAAAAAAAGATTAAAAAAAGTTAAAGATGGAAATTAA
- the glmS gene encoding glutamine--fructose-6-phosphate transaminase (isomerizing) translates to MCGIVGCILKNDDDVAPILFDCISKLEYRGYDSIGLATYDENKIHIKKDKGKIEEVDNKLNLSDMPGSLGIAHVRWATHGDPSKLNSHPHIDEALDVAIVHNGIIENYLEIKEQLISEGHVFKSDTDTEVVPHLIEKYMKEGFDLEHAVRKTIGVIHGAYAIAAISTNEPDKIVATRKDSPLIVGIGEDGYYLASDSPAILKYARDIIYPEMGEIVVLDRTGVVVHDEFDNVVNKEVETINWTPEMAEKEGYDHFMIKEINEQATAVKNTLTQKEHIQEIIDDIDDIQRICFVACGTSYHASLTGKYLIESLAGIPTDVILASEFKYSANTLNDKTLVVFISQSGETADSLKALDVANETSKTLGIVNVAGSSITRRAKYVIQTQAGPEIGVAATKTYVAQLTSIYLFAALLAKDEELLKELEKVPDYIDEVLEDVDFIKDISKRYNYAPDFFYLGRGYTYPTALEGALKLKEITYIHGEGYAAGELKHGPLALIDNEIPVVVIVPPGDSYRKTMSNLEEVKSRGANVLAIGASDDEALKSKASNVIAINPEVSEIIAPLVYVVPLQLIAYYITLEKGHDPDKPKNLAKCVTVE, encoded by the coding sequence ATGTGCGGAATTGTTGGATGCATTCTAAAAAATGATGATGATGTAGCACCAATCCTTTTTGACTGTATTTCTAAATTGGAATATAGGGGATACGATTCAATAGGACTTGCTACCTATGATGAAAACAAAATCCACATCAAAAAAGACAAAGGAAAAATTGAAGAAGTGGATAATAAATTAAACTTATCTGATATGCCTGGAAGTTTAGGTATTGCTCACGTTAGATGGGCAACACACGGAGATCCTTCCAAATTGAATTCACACCCACATATTGATGAAGCATTGGATGTGGCTATTGTTCATAATGGTATTATTGAAAATTACTTGGAAATCAAAGAACAATTAATAAGTGAAGGTCACGTATTCAAATCAGATACTGATACTGAAGTTGTTCCTCACTTAATTGAAAAATACATGAAAGAGGGCTTTGATTTAGAACATGCAGTTAGAAAAACCATTGGAGTAATCCATGGTGCTTATGCAATTGCTGCAATTTCAACCAATGAACCAGATAAAATCGTTGCAACACGTAAAGATTCTCCATTAATTGTTGGAATCGGTGAAGACGGATATTACCTTGCATCTGACTCTCCAGCTATTTTAAAATATGCTCGTGACATAATTTATCCTGAAATGGGAGAAATTGTTGTTTTAGATAGAACTGGTGTTGTTGTTCACGATGAATTTGACAATGTTGTAAACAAAGAAGTAGAAACAATCAACTGGACTCCTGAAATGGCTGAAAAAGAAGGCTATGACCACTTTATGATTAAAGAAATCAACGAACAGGCAACTGCTGTTAAAAACACTTTAACTCAAAAAGAACATATTCAGGAAATTATTGATGATATTGATGATATTCAAAGAATCTGCTTTGTAGCATGTGGAACATCTTATCACGCATCACTTACAGGTAAATACTTAATAGAATCACTTGCAGGAATCCCAACTGATGTTATTTTAGCTTCTGAGTTCAAATACTCTGCAAATACTCTTAATGATAAGACTTTAGTTGTATTTATTTCACAGTCTGGTGAGACTGCTGATTCACTTAAAGCGTTGGATGTTGCAAATGAAACCTCAAAAACATTAGGTATTGTTAATGTAGCAGGTTCATCAATTACAAGAAGAGCAAAATATGTAATCCAAACTCAGGCAGGACCTGAAATCGGTGTTGCAGCAACAAAAACCTATGTTGCACAGCTCACATCAATTTACTTGTTTGCAGCACTTCTTGCAAAAGACGAAGAATTATTAAAAGAACTAGAAAAAGTTCCTGATTACATTGATGAAGTTCTTGAAGATGTTGACTTTATTAAAGACATCTCAAAAAGATACAACTATGCTCCTGACTTCTTCTACCTTGGAAGAGGCTACACTTACCCAACTGCTCTTGAAGGAGCACTAAAACTTAAAGAAATTACTTATATCCATGGTGAAGGATATGCTGCTGGAGAACTCAAACACGGTCCTTTGGCTTTAATTGACAATGAAATTCCGGTTGTTGTTATTGTACCTCCTGGAGATTCATACAGAAAAACCATGAGTAATTTAGAAGAAGTTAAATCCCGTGGAGCAAATGTTTTAGCTATTGGTGCAAGTGATGATGAAGCACTTAAATCCAAAGCAAGCAATGTAATTGCAATTAACCCTGAAGTAAGTGAAATTATTGCACCTCTTGTTTATGTTGTGCCACTTCAATTGATTGCATACTATATTACTCTTGAAAAAGGTCACGATCCTGATAAGCCTAAAAACTTAGCAAAATGTGTGACTGTTGAATAA
- the tgtA gene encoding tRNA guanosine(15) transglycosylase TgtA: MFEIKAKDNMARVGVLKTKHGNVKTPALMPVIHPRKQAIDVAKYGADIVITNAYLIYKDEELKQKAIDEGLHKLINFDGPIMTDSGSFQLSVYGDVEITNKEVLEFQELIKTDIGTSLDIPTAPFVDREKAESDLEITLERAKEAVEFKKENNIEMLLNSVVQGSTFTDLRQECARELSKLGADLYPIGAVVPLMESYHYKDLVDVVMNSMKELSDSVPRHLMGAGHPMIFALCVAMGCDLFDSAAYILYAEDDRFLTTRGTYKLENLHEMPCSCEVCTKYTPDDLRAMPKKQRRDLIAQHNLHVSFAELRRIRQAIYEGSLMELVEERCRAHPALLDAVRQLGMYAEDLEKYDPRSKKSAFFYTGPESLGRPEVLRHVQKLIAMPKKRDLVILPPSRKPYSKFISGKLGDFYSYGDQHEIDLDDADFMVLDIPFGLIPLEVDEVYPLSQSAAPKIRDVDAIEFLQEFVDDFSGYYEQVLIHSRVLKDLEIEEDDNLVEAEIRYTKDDVKKIKAIADYQFGIGAGEALFTGNIKIEKSKKTGKIRHIYDGKTLIVNMRASDSFLVLSKEGARRLHATMPGLKNRVVVNKDSEPFALDGKSVFCKFVVDCDDDIRSNDEVLIVNEEDKLLAYGKALLGACEIKELKTGQAIKTRKGMK; this comes from the coding sequence ATGTTTGAAATAAAAGCAAAAGATAATATGGCTCGTGTTGGAGTTTTAAAAACTAAACATGGTAATGTAAAGACTCCTGCATTAATGCCGGTTATTCACCCACGTAAACAGGCAATAGATGTTGCTAAATATGGTGCAGATATCGTTATTACCAATGCTTATTTGATTTACAAGGATGAAGAACTAAAACAAAAAGCAATCGATGAAGGATTACATAAACTCATTAACTTCGATGGTCCAATCATGACTGATTCCGGTTCATTCCAGTTATCTGTTTATGGGGATGTTGAAATAACAAACAAGGAAGTATTGGAATTCCAGGAATTAATCAAAACCGATATAGGAACAAGCCTTGATATTCCAACCGCTCCGTTTGTAGACAGAGAAAAGGCTGAAAGTGATTTGGAAATTACACTTGAACGTGCAAAAGAAGCAGTTGAATTTAAAAAAGAAAACAACATTGAAATGCTTTTAAATTCAGTAGTTCAAGGATCCACTTTTACAGACTTAAGACAGGAATGTGCACGTGAACTTTCAAAACTTGGCGCTGATTTATATCCTATCGGTGCAGTTGTTCCTTTAATGGAATCATACCACTACAAAGACCTTGTTGATGTTGTAATGAACTCAATGAAGGAATTATCCGACAGCGTACCACGCCACTTAATGGGTGCAGGCCATCCAATGATTTTTGCTTTATGTGTTGCAATGGGCTGTGATTTATTCGACTCAGCAGCTTACATTCTTTATGCAGAAGATGACAGATTCTTAACAACAAGAGGAACCTACAAACTTGAAAACTTACATGAAATGCCATGTTCATGTGAAGTATGTACCAAATACACTCCTGACGACTTAAGAGCAATGCCTAAAAAACAAAGAAGAGATTTAATTGCTCAACATAACTTGCATGTATCATTTGCAGAATTAAGACGTATCAGACAGGCAATTTACGAAGGAAGTTTAATGGAACTTGTAGAAGAACGCTGCCGTGCTCACCCTGCACTTTTAGATGCAGTAAGACAGCTCGGAATGTATGCTGAAGACTTGGAAAAATACGATCCAAGAAGTAAAAAATCAGCATTTTTCTACACCGGACCAGAATCCTTGGGAAGACCTGAAGTATTAAGGCACGTTCAAAAATTAATTGCAATGCCTAAAAAAAGAGATTTGGTCATTCTTCCACCATCAAGAAAACCATACTCCAAATTTATCTCAGGAAAACTTGGAGATTTCTACAGCTATGGTGACCAGCATGAAATTGATTTGGACGATGCAGATTTCATGGTTTTAGACATTCCATTCGGTTTAATACCACTTGAAGTTGACGAGGTTTATCCATTAAGTCAAAGTGCAGCTCCAAAGATACGTGATGTAGATGCAATTGAATTTTTACAGGAATTTGTTGATGATTTCTCAGGATACTACGAACAGGTCTTAATCCACTCAAGAGTATTAAAAGACCTTGAAATCGAAGAAGATGACAATCTCGTAGAAGCAGAAATCAGATACACAAAAGATGATGTTAAAAAGATAAAAGCAATTGCTGATTATCAGTTTGGTATCGGTGCTGGTGAAGCATTATTTACTGGTAATATCAAAATCGAAAAAAGTAAAAAAACCGGAAAAATCAGACACATCTATGATGGTAAAACCTTAATTGTCAATATGAGAGCATCTGATTCCTTTTTGGTATTATCAAAAGAAGGTGCAAGAAGACTTCACGCTACAATGCCTGGTTTAAAAAACAGAGTTGTAGTAAACAAAGACTCAGAACCATTTGCACTTGACGGAAAAAGTGTATTTTGTAAATTCGTCGTTGACTGTGATGATGATATAAGATCAAACGATGAAGTATTGATTGTAAACGAAGAAGATAAGTTACTTGCATACGGAAAAGCATTACTTGGTGCTTGTGAAATCAAAGAATTAAAAACAGGCCAAGCTATTAAAACACGTAAAGGAATGAAGTGA
- a CDS encoding class I SAM-dependent methyltransferase: protein MTDNKVNTGHNMEDNELIKNARKPVGELGHQILDRMNKSHESMAQWGVSHFEIKENDKILDIGCGGGKNIERFVKQISAEGKVVGLDYSEVSVEKSTKLNQEFIDEGLVEVIQGSVSQMPFEDDTFDIVTGFETIYFWPDFINDLKEVNRVLKKDGLVFFCNEAVYHEGKMEKYDDLVELLDMKIYSEDVLEESLKKSGFKDFKAHFNEENDWICITARKN, encoded by the coding sequence ATGACAGATAATAAAGTTAACACTGGACATAATATGGAAGATAATGAACTTATTAAAAACGCAAGAAAACCTGTTGGTGAATTAGGCCACCAAATCCTTGACAGAATGAACAAATCCCACGAATCCATGGCACAGTGGGGAGTAAGTCATTTTGAAATAAAAGAAAATGACAAAATCCTTGATATCGGCTGTGGTGGTGGAAAAAACATTGAAAGATTTGTAAAACAAATTTCAGCTGAAGGTAAAGTCGTAGGACTTGATTATTCTGAAGTAAGTGTTGAAAAATCCACCAAATTAAATCAGGAATTTATTGACGAAGGACTTGTTGAAGTTATTCAGGGTTCTGTTTCACAAATGCCATTTGAAGATGATACATTTGATATTGTAACCGGTTTTGAAACCATTTACTTCTGGCCTGACTTTATAAACGACCTTAAAGAAGTAAACAGAGTTCTTAAAAAAGACGGATTAGTATTTTTCTGTAATGAAGCAGTATATCATGAAGGCAAAATGGAAAAATACGATGATTTGGTAGAACTTTTAGATATGAAAATATATTCTGAAGACGTTTTGGAAGAATCATTGAAAAAATCCGGATTTAAAGACTTCAAAGCTCATTTTAACGAAGAAAACGACTGGATTTGTATAACTGCAAGAAAAAATTAA
- a CDS encoding SpaA isopeptide-forming pilin-related protein, with the protein MFNKKISVILLTLVFMLSVSAVCAVDSNSTDEILTSEEVEPPSMVLQNSTNDEITQQEDNYVLSSEGVEMYHKDKVYFTASLTNNGVPVANEKLIFTILGKNYTKVTNELGQASLLIGLNPGNYVGYVSYGNLTDVNSIVVKPLVSASDVTTTYKHVGTYTAKFIDSSGKPLANKYVKFIICGKTYSKKTNSQGVATLSINLGVGSYVIQAVHPNGYKHKNKVTVKSSITASNIVKHYKSSKVFSAKFYGKNGKVLAYKTIKFYSKGTYFYVKTNSKGVATIKIISPPGKYSMMSINTDTGEKKTNTFEVLPTLEAKSMSVFSGVTSKFKVTLYKGEELAQNANMYVYVNGVKKTAKTDANGVATVSFKLNKGTYYFKSVDPYTGYTLSTKVVVKLASIKADDLTTKEGRKESFKATLLKQDGKVAADTEMQITINGVEHIVKTDANGVASVSVANLTQGEYKVVCKDLSTGYTLTKKITIMEPSAGKAYDKFGVSEDGKTLLVIGRSSAAGETSKYGYYFYKVELVRTCSYCGSHELYWSIFWAKDEYTDYGQFPETPSSSAHGEGGSCEGLIICTNCDSDWSVFGHNHGGIGGDLTMLSEPVRTTKDMAYLLKSGNYIDD; encoded by the coding sequence ATGTTTAATAAAAAAATTAGTGTAATTTTATTAACACTAGTTTTCATGTTATCAGTTTCTGCAGTTTGTGCTGTAGATTCAAATTCTACTGATGAGATATTAACTAGTGAGGAAGTGGAACCTCCATCGATGGTTTTACAAAATTCCACAAATGATGAAATTACTCAACAAGAAGACAACTATGTTTTAAGTTCTGAGGGTGTGGAAATGTATCATAAAGATAAAGTTTATTTCACAGCATCCTTGACTAACAATGGTGTTCCTGTAGCTAATGAAAAACTCATTTTCACTATTTTAGGTAAAAACTACACTAAAGTGACTAATGAGTTAGGTCAGGCTTCATTGCTTATAGGATTAAATCCTGGAAACTATGTTGGTTATGTTTCATACGGAAATTTGACCGATGTAAATTCAATTGTTGTAAAACCTCTTGTATCTGCAAGTGATGTTACTACAACATACAAGCATGTGGGAACATACACTGCTAAATTCATAGACTCTAGCGGTAAACCTTTAGCTAATAAGTATGTCAAATTTATAATTTGTGGCAAAACTTATTCTAAAAAAACAAATTCACAGGGTGTAGCTACTTTAAGTATTAATTTAGGTGTTGGATCCTATGTTATACAGGCTGTTCATCCTAACGGATACAAACATAAAAATAAGGTTACTGTTAAGTCTTCAATTACTGCAAGTAACATAGTAAAACACTATAAAAGTTCAAAAGTATTTTCCGCAAAATTCTACGGTAAAAACGGTAAAGTATTAGCATACAAAACCATTAAATTTTACTCAAAAGGAACATACTTCTATGTAAAAACCAATTCAAAAGGTGTTGCTACCATTAAGATTATTTCTCCACCTGGGAAATACTCTATGATGTCTATCAACACTGATACTGGTGAGAAAAAAACAAATACTTTCGAAGTATTACCTACTTTGGAAGCAAAATCAATGTCTGTGTTTAGTGGAGTAACCTCCAAGTTTAAAGTAACTTTATACAAAGGCGAAGAATTAGCTCAAAATGCTAACATGTATGTTTATGTTAATGGAGTTAAGAAAACTGCTAAAACAGATGCAAACGGTGTTGCAACTGTCAGTTTCAAATTAAACAAAGGAACATACTACTTTAAATCAGTTGATCCATACACTGGATATACTTTAAGCACTAAAGTTGTTGTAAAATTAGCATCTATCAAGGCTGATGATTTAACTACCAAAGAAGGTAGAAAGGAATCATTTAAAGCTACTCTTTTAAAACAGGACGGTAAAGTCGCTGCTGATACTGAAATGCAAATTACAATTAATGGTGTAGAACACATTGTTAAAACCGATGCAAACGGTGTTGCAAGTGTTAGTGTTGCTAACCTTACACAGGGTGAATATAAAGTTGTCTGTAAGGATTTAAGCACTGGTTATACATTAACTAAAAAAATAACCATAATGGAGCCGTCTGCTGGAAAAGCTTACGATAAATTCGGTGTTTCTGAAGATGGAAAAACTCTTCTTGTAATTGGAAGATCATCTGCAGCTGGTGAAACTTCAAAATACGGATATTACTTCTATAAAGTTGAATTGGTAAGAACCTGTTCATACTGTGGAAGTCACGAACTTTACTGGAGTATATTCTGGGCTAAAGACGAATACACTGATTATGGACAGTTCCCAGAAACCCCTTCAAGTAGTGCTCATGGTGAAGGTGGTAGCTGTGAAGGTTTAATTATCTGTACCAACTGTGACTCTGACTGGTCTGTATTTGGACACAATCATGGTGGTATTGGTGGAGATTTAACCATGCTCAGTGAACCTGTTCGTACAACTAAAGACATGGCTTATTTACTTAAAAGTGGAAATTATATAGATGATTAA